Within Octopus bimaculoides isolate UCB-OBI-ISO-001 chromosome 20, ASM119413v2, whole genome shotgun sequence, the genomic segment ccagctgtagaaactctgccaaatcagattggagcctggtgcagccgtctggtttgctagtcctcagtcaaatcgtccaacccatgctagcatggaaggcggacattaaacgatgatgatgatgatgatgtagcataTTGACCACATCCTCAGATAAACcatcactcatacacatacatgcatatttgcacaTTTTGTTATATCAAATGAAATGACTTTTTTCTATCttgcagtagcagtagtggtgccAGTGATGTGACAGGTGGAAAATTGACGTACAGTGGACATATAGTAGTCagggatgctgatgatgatggaagaGAAGGAGGGGCGGCAAGGGAAGGGGTTCTGAGAagagagataaacaaacaaaggaaTGGAATTATGTGCAGTTCTGTTTCCATAGCAGCAGCTGAGAAATAGTGCCATAGTTAGAGGCgggaggggtggatgttactgagAAGGTTCAACGGGCACAGACTGGGTAGGAAGCAGGTGTGCATAAGAtggggttaaaaaaataaaacaatcaatcaatctcCAACACAGACATATCAgaatcttgtttgtttatttgctttaaataaaaacatttgttgttataatttaGATACAACTTCAACAGAGTGATTAATTTCATCCTTCACAAAAGAATGCCACCACCAGACCATTCCATTCTCTGAAAGACACAAAAAGAAGATAATTGGTCAGTAAACCCAACATGGCTGAAGCAGTAGCAGAACCCGTAGGTGTGTCTgagtaaaaacaaattatattagaGCACAAACTCATAGTACATTACAATAACACCAGAATGAAAAAACTTTCTCAAATAAAACCACAAATGCAcaagtagcacacacacacacacaggtggatGGACAGACATAAacagatggatgtgtgtgtgtgtatgtatacacacatatgcatatgtgtgattaAGTGACTGGATGATTTCCTAACGATGCTGCAAATAGTCAATTGCCTCCAAGAACCTCGGTCACTTTTCATTCCATGCACCATACATGACCATAGCCTCCAATGAGACTGTTGTGTCTTATCCATGAAGTGTGCAAGAGGGCTTCAGGGAAATGGTTTTTGTTCATCAGTCAAAGCTGATTCGGGTGTCTTTGCAGGGGCAACTGCTGCAGTTATGTTGCCTTTGACTAGTCTAAGTATAATTATTGTCATATCATTTCAAATTCTCTGTAGCTCTGTTTGAGGCAGTCCTCTCTTCTagcaaacatatgtgtgtgtgtgtgtgtgtctgttaactTTTTGCAAACTAAATAACTTAAGACAATTCCATTAAATTCTTGTTTCCACAGAACTCACATCTCACCATTCACCTCATTATCATGGCGTCACTGTTTCATTCCTCAAAGGAATAAAACAACGGAAGaggtagtcatcatcatcatcgtcgtcatttaacatccactctccatgctggtatgggttaggtAGTTTGACTGGAATGGATGAGCAGGAGAGCTGCCCCCAGGTTCccgtctgatttggtatggtttctacagctggatgcccttccaaatgtcaaccactccaggagtgtaatgggtgcttttatgtgccaccagtacagctGCCATTTCCATGACACTGGCAACAACTAAGATTCATAGGTGCcacttacatggcaccagcaacaaccacaatTACAATGCATGgctgccatttacatgacactggcaacaacTAAGATTCATAGGTGCcacttacatggcaccagcaacaaccacaatTACAATGCATGgctgccatttacatgacactggcatNNNNNNNNNNNNNNNNNNNNNNNNNNNNNNNNNNNNNNNNNNNNNNNNNNNNNNNNNNNNNNNNNNNNNNNNNNNNNNNNNNNNNNNNNNNNNNNNNNNNNNNNNNNNNNNNNNNNNNNNNNNNNNNNNNNNNNNNNNNNNNNNNNNNNNNNNNNNNNNNNNNNNNNNNNNNNNNNNNNNNNNNNNNNNNNNNNNNNNNNNNNNNNNNNNNNNNNNNNNNNNNNNNNNNNNNNNNNNNNNNNNNNNNNNNNNNNNNNNNNNNNNNNNNNNNNNNNNNNNNNNNNNNNNNNNNNNNNNNNNNNNNNNNNNNNNNNNNNNNNNNNNNNNNNNNNNNNNNNNNNNNNNNNNNNNNNNNNNNNNNNNNNNNNNNNNNNNNNNNNNNNNNNNNNNNNNNNNNNNNNNNNNNNNNNNNNNNNNNNNNNNNNNNNNNNNNNNNNNNNNNNNNNNNNNNNNNNNNNNNNNNNNNNNNNNNNNNNNNNNNNNNNNNNNNNNNNNNNNNNNNNNNNNNNNNNNNNNNNNNNNNNNNNNNNNNNNNNNNNNNNNNNNNNNNNNNNNNNNNNNNNNNNNNNNNNNNNNNNNNNNNNNNNNNNNNNNNNNNNNNNNNNNNNNNNNNNNNNNNNNNNNNNNNNNNNNNNNNNNNNNNNNNNNNNNNNNNNNNNNNNNNNNNNNNNNNNNNNNNNNNNNNNNNNNNNNNNNNNNNNNNNNNNNNNNNNNNNNNNNNNNNNNNNNNNNNNNNNNNNNNNNNNNNNNNNNNNNNNNNNNNNNNNNNNNNNNNNNNNNNNNNNNNNNNNNNNNNNNNNNNNNNNNNNNNNNNNNNNNNNNNNNNNNNNNNNNNNNNNNNNNNNNNNNNNNNNNNNNNNNNNNNNNNNNNNNNNNNNNNNNNNNNNNNNNNNNNNNNNNNNNNNNNNNNNNNNNNNNNNNNNNNNNNNNNNNNNNNNNNNNNNNNNNNNNNNNNNNNNNNNNNNNNNNNNNNNNNNNNNNNNNNNNNNNNNNNNNNNNNNNNNNNNNNNNNNNNNNNNNNNNNNNNNNNNNNNNNNNNNNNNNNNNNNNNNNNNNNNNNNNNNNNNNNNNNNNNNNNNNNNNNNNNNNNNNNNNNNNNNNNNNNNNNNNNNNNNNNNNNNNNNNNNNNNNNNNNNNNNNNNNNNNNNNNNNNNNNNNNNNNNNNNNNNNNNNNNNNNNNNNNNNNNNNNNNNNNNNNNNNNNNNNNNNNNNNNNNNNNNNNNNNNNNNNNNNNNNNNNNNNNNNNNNNNNNNNNNNNNNNNNNNNNNNNNNNNNNNNNNNNNNNNNNNNNNNNNNNNNNNNNNNNNNNNNNNNNNNNNNNNNNNNNNNNNNNNNNNNNNNNNNNNNNNNNNNNNNNNNNNNNNNNNNNNNNNNNNNNNNNNNNNNNNNNNNNNNNNNNNNNNNNNNNNNNNNNNNNNNNNNNNNNNNNNNNNNNNNNNNNNNNNNNNNNNNNNNNNNNNNNNNNNNNNNNNNNNNNNNNNNNNNNNNNNNNNNNNNNNNNNNNNNNNNNNNNNNNNNNNNNNNNNNNNNNNNNNNNNNNNNNNNNNNNNNNNNNNNNNNNNNNNNNNNNNNNNNNNNNNNNNNNNNNNNNNNNNNNNNNNNNNNNNNNNNNNNNNNNNNNNNNNNNNNNNNNNNNNNNNNNNNNNNNNNNNNNNNNNNNNNNNNNNNNNNNNNNNNNNNNNNNNNNNNNNNNNNNNNNNNNNNNNNNNNNNNNNNNNNNNNNNNNNNNNNNNNNNNNNNNNNNNNNNNNNNNNNNNNNNNNNNNNNNNNNNNNNNNNNNNNNNNNNNNNNNNNNNNNNNNNNNNNNNNNNNNNNNNNNNNNNNNNNNNNNNNNNNNNNNNNNNNNNNNNNNNNNNNNNNNNNNNNNNNNNNNNNNNNNNNNNNNNNNNNNNNNNNNNNNNNNNNNNNNNNNNNNNNNNNNNNNNNNNNNNNNNNNNNNNNNNNNNNNNNNNNNNNNNNNNNNNNNNNNNNNNNNNNNNNNNNNNNNNNNNNNNNNNNNNNNNNNNNNNNNNNNNNNNNNNNNNNNNNNNNNNNNNNNNNNNNNNNNNNNNNNNNNNNNNNNNNNNNNNNNNNNNNNNNNNNNNNNNNNNNNNNNNNNNNNNNNNNNNNNNNNNNNNNNNNNNNNNNNNNNNNNNNNNNNNNNNNNNNNNNNNNNNNNNNNNNNNNNNNNNNNNNNNNNNNNNNNNNNNNNAGCTGCCATTTCCATGACACTGGCAACAACTAAGATTCATAGGTGCcacttacatggcaccagcaacaaccacaatTACAATGCATGgctgccatttacatgacactggcaacaacTAAGATTCATAGGTGCcacttacatggcaccagcaacaaccacaatTACAATGCATGgctgccatttacatgacactggcatggcCACAACTTGGCTTCATgattcttctcaagcacagcatattgccaaaagtctcgatcacttgtcattgcctctctgaggcccaatgtccaaagatcatgcttcaccgcCTCGtctcatgtcttcttgggtctacctcttccacaagttcccccacccagttagagattggcacttctctACACAGCTGGCCTCATCTAAacgcatcacatgatcataccaaaacagacgtctcttgcacactgcatctggtGATTCTTAcacccagcttttctctcaagatgcttacgctctgttgtacatgcatactaacgttgcacatccagtgatgcagactagcttcatttctttcaagcctacgcatgtcctcggtGGTCACACcccatgcttcactgccatgtagcatagctgtttgcacacaggcatcatacattctgcctttcattctgagggagagaactctctgaactttgtccagcctattCTTAATCTCgcagctacactcttggagcattcacctccactactgacttggtcacctagataatggaagctatcaactacttctagcttaCCTGCCTGGCATTTGATgcagtctattttctgtatatttgtagtgtttattgtacctgtacaccttccacacacaaaatctaTATTCCCTGCTAACCTTTCTTGGAAAAGTTTGTCAAGGAGTACAAATGTGATACATACCTTTTGTGGTTCAACAAAGGCCAACCAATCAGATGGCTGCGTTGGTAACAAACCCATCACCTGACACTTATACACAGCCAGTGCCAAACAGATGACATTCCCAAAGAAGTAAACTATTTTCTGCAATGGTCCTTGGTAACCTTCAATCAATTTGaatgctgaaataaaaaaaaattgaaacaatgatTCAGGTACAGATTTCTGTGGCAGAAGATTAGTCAGGGGACCCCTTAGCTATGCTTTCTTGCCCTGTCTCAACTCTAGGCTCCAATATCATCACCACACCATCTTCAAGGGCTCCTTGACTGGCAAAGATTTGAATTCATAATGCAAAGCTACACACAGACTATTCCTATCCTGTTAGGTCACTAGTCTAATACTTAACTGTTTCTGATGCTCCATTGACTGTGGgtagtagtgagagagagagagagatgatatgtGAAGGTGAAAGTTTACCAGGTGAAGTGGTTTCAATCCAATCACTAATATTGTGTTACCcctgctggggggggggggtcaatgtatgTCACTTTCTGGTCCTAAACCTTGCACACCTACAGTCATTAGTCACCCTTAGCTACCACCAGAACCACAGCTGGTGGTTGCCGAGAAGACATTTTCTCTGCCAGTCCTGTATCTACCTCTTGTCTTCTTTCTTAACCCAGAGTCTCCTCCCTTCTGATGTTGCTTACAACCAACTCCAAAGGTGAAAACATGGTTTTTCAGTTGAGAAAAAAATGACGAAACTATTCAACAGAGTGTCACTGTTGTTTCAACAAAAACGGTCAACTGTAAATGGACCGTCCCCACCCCTCCCGTAAATAAGTGCAATGAACATGTGCTGGGGTCGTTAAGTACTTCTTCAGTTTGCTAAAACTGACGAGTCTTCCATAGAATGTAATTACGTCTGCCAGTGATTAGCATCTTATTCAGGgggatatttatctctcatccaCCCAACAATAAATACCAGGCATTCATTATTTAAGGGCTCAAATAATTCATGTAAAAGCAGCTGAAAGATCAAGAAAGGAGAAGCTAGAGAATAGGGAactgaaaccttttttttttataccacttAGGAGAAGAACCCTGAAATGGAGGGAGGAAATGGAAACCAGGTAGACTCTGCTGAGAGCATCTAAGGGCCTGGGGGTTGATGTTGAACCAGATGACAAATACATTTTATCCCATCCGGATTGTGAAATGGGGAGGTTGAAAAATTGTGAAAAGTATCAGTGCtaatagaacaacaacaaaacatgacTTACTGTTTTGAATTCCAATCAGAGCCTGAATTGGTCTGAAGAACATCATTCCAACCATCATTATTGGGAAAATAGATATTGAATTTCCAGCCatccacataataataatattcattggtACTTGTTTGACAGGACCAAGGGCCACATCCCAAGATCTCTAAAATTAGAACATCACAGAAGGATTTAGGGATCTTAGCAAAAACAGTTTACACTACTTATGTTCCAGTCCCTCTTTTATACAGCATCCATGAGATCTCACAACCACAACCCCAACAAAGGTCAAAGCCATAATAAGACAATTGTTAAATATGTTAATCTAAAACTCAATCACATCAACActcaatgttttcattttcatgtcCTCTCATGACAGACTTTTTGGCTGAGAAAACTCATCATAATAAATGCTGTAAATGGAAGTAGtaattaaataatacatttaaagTGTTAATGTCGGTAAGGGCCAGGATGAGTCTGTCATATAATGAATTAGTACACGCAATTCATCGTACCACAATATCTGTGTCTATATCCTTGTTACAAATGTAAGGTCATATAATCTGATCTCCCATagcaaccacacagtcatgttaCCAAAACTTCATTCcagacatttcttttctttaatgccacaaaatattttggctgTGGACCAGAGACGACCCTGACCAGACTCGAATGGTCTCTGAACTGGCGAACAGTCCATAAATTGATTTGTGATGCACATCTCCTTCCCTGATTGGCAGGTGGACTGGTTGAATTGAAGTTCTAGAACAAACAATGTCTCATTTCTTTTGAGTCTGTAACATGATGAGGGAGATTATGTTTAGAAACAGCAATCAAATTCCTCGTGTAtgctacttttttttaaaaaagggaagCACACATATTTAATAGTAAGGCAAGTTATCTAATGTCTGGATCACTTTTCCTCATTGACCTGCTTGATCGGGGCTGTTCACAACTGGAACAGCTTTTTATGGCTTTTCTGGATCAGAGCTGACATGGATGTTTGACAACATGGCTTTCCCATCCCACCCCACTACAAGATCTTTGACTCAACACTTTAATCTCTGTTCTTCATCACAAAAACACTTTCTAAAATTCTGTCTACCAACAATGACCAACTTGCATAAAGTCAAAATGaaaccaacaaaaataacagtgaaatcaaTAAGCACTGTGCCAACCCCAAACACTGGTGGGATGTACCCCAGGAATTTGGCTAAATCCACTTTACCAATCTCCACCAGAATCtgcagggaacaacactggacaCTGAAGAGAGTGCAACATGTTCAGAATGACACACTGAACATGTTGCTTAAATTAATCACTGAATGTTGGACTGTGGTGGAGTATGGTCCTTAGCTGGGCAGAGACAGGGAAGCTGCAGATTGTTGCTCAACCGACCACCTACGATCTCCTTAAAAAGGGCTAATCTGAGGTGACGTAACCTTATTTCTAACACCTTCTCAGTCTAAGAATTACACCAACTGCTTCTCTCCTCATCTCCTAGTAGGATTAACAGAAACATAGAATGTTATTGAGATTAATTGTAGCAACAGGAATTAGGGAGGATAATCTTCAGTAAAAACACTTCAACTAAATTTGTAGACATTTTAAAACTAGAATTAATCTATTAAGCCAATGAGTTTTCTCCTCACTAATTAAAACGTCATGGGTTGCTACATTAAGTTCATTAATACCAGCTCTCCTACCATAGCCTAGTGAGTGGGATTTGGTTGAGGGACATTGTAAGCGAAGATTTTTTCAACCCTTTGCACATTggaatggaaagaaatgaaaagaaaagaagattcaGTAAGATATTCAGTACATACTTTAACAATTAAGTCTGGATCAATGTCTTTAACTCGGTCGGATACATTGGCAGTCTCACTGTAACCAACTGGAGGTCGGAGGTCAGAGATTCGACTCACCTGGTGGTCAGATTTGGACctgcaaaaaagagaaaataaacaacagcCTAACAAGTGTGAACTCTCATCAATACTATAAAAGTCAGTCACTAACTAGTATAATACAGTGGAGAGCAGGATTGATAAAGTGACATTCTAAGTTCAGATCCAGTAGGTACTGAGTTTGTGTTTCACTCTCCTAGGGTCCATGAAATAGAACAAGCAACCAAGACTGGAATCCTTGTAATTAACTACTGCCTCCTCCCTTTCCACCCAAAACACATAGCCATCTGTCAATGTTAATAAATTTTTACTCATTAATCATATCAATCAAGTtgcagattttctttttattgtttattttacagcatccagctgtaaaaaccctgccaaaactgacctcgcctgtgcttgtgccctgtaaaaagcactcagtccactctgctggttggttggtgttaaaggcatccagccataaaaaccctaccaaaacagacacagaagtttaGTGCGGCTCCTGCCTGGCCATCCAGCATGGGacgcggacattaaatgatgatgatgtttaatctGTTTCAAAACTTTTTGTTTAATGGGTTTATTAGACGAGGAAGGACAGCATTCCCTGAACTCTGACCCATTTTAGAGCCTCCCTGTCTTGTGAAGAAGTgag encodes:
- the LOC106879874 gene encoding ER membrane protein complex subunit 4, with the protein product MMASRVRRHRWALDFSGRSKSDHQVSRISDLRPPVGYSETANVSDRVKDIDPDLIVKRSWDVALGPVKQVPMNIIIMWMAGNSISIFPIMMVGMMFFRPIQALIGIQNTFKLIEGYQGPLQKIVYFFGNVICLALAVYKCQVMGLLPTQPSDWLAFVEPQKRMEWSGGGILL